TGGGAGACCAGCTTGAACATCCACGACGTGTCCTGGCCCTGCCAGACCCTTAGCTCAGAGTGGGCCATGTGGCCAAAAAGGGCTGAGCTCTCACCAGTGTGGAGGAGGCAATGGAGAAGGCGCGGGGCCTGATGCGagggatgaggtccagcaggtATTCAGGTGGAATGGCACATGTGGTGTGAGGGAAATCCCAGAGGGCCTGCAAAGTCAAGGCGGGGTGAGAGCTGGTACTCCCCAAAGGCAGCCAGCCTGCTCCAGGGGGTCCCACACTGCTGTCCCCCACCAAAGGCACCGCTCTGGGTACCAGTGAGCACCAACCGCCCCATCCCACTGCCCTCCCCTCACCCCAGACTGCAACACAGGGCACATCACAGAGCCCAGAAGGATTCGGAGCAGGTCTTAACTGTCAGTGGAAGTCCACGTACACTTCGAAAGTGAAGTAGATTAAATTCTCACGCCAAGAAATTACGGCTGATGATCTGTCTACATTACGCCATGGCACAGCCTGCACGGAGAGGGTTTGCCAGGCTCCCCCAGCCTTACCTCGAGCGTGGTCCTGCGGGGCCGGTTGCAGTAGCTGTACAGCTCCTCCTGGCCCTGGGCAGAGCTGAACTCCTGCAGCTTCTCCCGCTCCAGCTCATTCGTAGAGAAGTAGGACAAGAGCTCGAAGAAGGAGCGCCGCGGCATGCAGGAGATGTCCAGGTAGTGTGTAACCAAGTGCCGGATGGTGCAGGGCTGTGGCAAGAGGGCAGGGAGGGATGTGCCTGCAAGGCAGGGGGAAACGCTCAGGGCCAGCACCAGGACGGATGCCCCAGCACTGtgtgcctgctgtccctgcagctccggCATCCCCAGGATGGGGCGGCATGGTGAGCAATCTGACTAGTGCCTTCAGGATCCTTCATGCTCTGTGCTGTGGGGGCAAAGACACAAGGCGTGTGTGCAGCCCAGGCACTGCTGGGTCCCTCCCACAGCTCTCACTGGCCCTAATGTGGGATGCGCACGCACAGAGCGCCAGGAGGGAAGGTGAGACCCCACACTGTGAGACAGGCAGAGGTTCTGCATCTTTCAGCTACTCACAACGCCCCATTTACTGTGcctaaagcaaagaaaaagcagagctcCAGGCTGGACCAGAGCTCAGGGGCTGTCCCATCCCAGCAGGGACAGAAAGGAGCAGTGGGCAGGACCTACCAGGCTCTGTGGGCTTCAGCACAAAGCGTCTGTCTGGATCCAGGCGCAGGAGCTGGCAGAACTGCTGCACGTCTTCAGGGCAGTTCTGGGGTTGGATCATCACCACGTCCCCCGCGCTGAACCTGCAGATGCAGCGGGACCTGCTGAGGCGGCCAGGGGCAGGCCCAGGGTCACAGCACCGCCATCCCCACAGCACCCGCACATGGGGAGAGGCCACAGCTCACCCAAACTGCCAATGTCACTAACATTGTGCTCCCTAACCTGACAAGGCAAAGAGAGCTGGTCTGTGGGCAGGACCCAGGCTGCCATATGCCCCTGGCTTTGTCACAGAGCGGACAGCACAGCAGGAACAATGTCCACAAGGCTGCAGCCTCAGATATTCCTGACAAAGGGGAGTGGAAGAGGAAGGCAGGCTACAGGACACCTGATCCCGCACTGCAAAGTTTGGGGGAGTCAGAAAAATGCTCACGTGATCCCTGAGCCTGTGACATCAAACTCGATGAGCCGGACATCCTGGAAATGCGATTCTGCCGTGACCCGCTGGTTGGACAGCACGCGGGCTGCGAAGGGATGCAGCTCAGAGGGAACAGCCCTGGGGGCTGACGGCTGGAGCAGGTCACTGTCGGGGTGCGGGGCGTCCTCAGCGAGGTAGTGCAGGGTGTATTTGGGGGGCAGGCTGTGGGCAGGAGAGCAATGCAGTTACTTCCATGCCACGGCTCCTCTGCTGCTGTAGCACCAGAGGCTGGACGCAGGGACAGGCCTGAAGTGTCCCCTCTGTATccaccaccccttgtccctGTTCCCTGGGGCTGGCCAGTGGCACAGGAATGCAATGCAGACTGCCAGGACGAGACCCCACAGGCTCCggagcaggcagaggggggCTGGCACACACACCCAGCAGGTCTGTCAAGGGCAGAGGGACATCAGGACAACAAGAGGAGCAGAATGCTGCTGGGGCAACTGACACACACACCAGGGGACACCCcattcagagagagatgggcCACCCATGCCCAAAGTTGAGGGGGTACTTGGGACACCAGAAGCTGTGTGGGGAGGCTTCCGGGTCAAAACAGGGCATATCCCCACTCCAGGGAACAGCCAGGGAATTATTTCACAACAGGCAGCTCCAGAAGTGCCTGCCTACCTTCTGCACTCACCGTGCATCTGGACTGATGATCTCAAGGCCAGGAGGGAGAGGATACAAGGCGAGGATCTTGTCCCATAAGGCCAGGAGCCATGGATCAACCACTGCATCTGGCCTGCAAGTGGGAAATtcaggctgcagcagagcagtgtcATCTCTCCAGGCTCAAGCACTGCTACCCCGGCACCCGGACAATGCTGGTCCACACCTGCAAAGCTACCTCTGCTTCTCTTTTGCTGCACAGTCACTCTGTGCTGTTCCCTTCCAGCTTCAAGGCTGCAAACATGTCTCAGCCCCTCTAAGCTCTCACTCACTCTCTGGGGCCCAATGTCTGAGCAGAACCACCAACCCCCCGAGCACAGCTGGTGACAGTCACCGCCTGCAGGTGTGTGACACAGTGTCCCTTGGTCTGaacagggccaggcagagccaGGAGACCTTGGCACAtggtgggggacatgggacacccTGGAGGAGCAAGTGATCCAGGATCTGGCACAGGAGAAGAGTTCTTAGCAGAGACCAGCACATCTACCCAAGGCTGGGGTAAAGAGACTGAGGGGCaacctcattcatggttatcaatatgtaaagggtgagtgtcatgaggacggagccaggctcttctcagtgacaaccagcggtaggacaaggggcaatgggtacaaactggaacacaggaggttccatttaaatttgagaagaaacttgttcctggtgagggtggcagagcctggcccaggctgcccagggggttgtggagtctccttctctgcagacattccaacccgcctggacaccttcctgtgtaacctcatctgggtgttcctgctccatggggggattgcactggatgagctttccaggtcccttccaatcccgaatattctgggattctgtgagagcacacacagccctgccaATCAGCCCGAGGACAACACTGCACCCCGGGGCTCCCCACTCCAACAGGCTCTTACCCCAAGTCATGCTGGTCATCTCCCAACGCCACTGGCAGCAGAGGGTTGCCCCCAAGCTGTAGCACCCGTTTGTGCAGCTTCTTCGCAACAAAATTAAACCTGAGCAGAGAATAAGGGCAGCTGCAGAGGGCAGggctcctgcagcaggacagcaggCACTGGCTACATGAGCCAGCTGATGCTGCCAGGGTTATGCCAGAGCAGCATAGAGGCAGGTCTGGTCAGAACCAGCACACACAGTCCAGCCTTGCACCCTGCCCAGCCCACGCTCCATCCCAGGGCAGCTCAGAGAAGCAGCTGGGTGCCACCTGCTGGGCCACACAGGCTGTGCCCAGCTTCCCAGTAGGGACTGGGGGAGGTCAAGCCTCCCCTCAGGGAAGAGAAATGCTTCCTTCTCTCTAGCCCTCCCTGCCACATGGAGCTCAGGCACATTCCCATCCCTCCCACTACAGCTCTTTTGGGCACATGGGAACAATCCTTAGGGAGAGAACTGTGACCGACAGGGCTGGCTGCCAACTAAAACTCTGTGTTTCATGTCTCCTATTGGCTTGATCCACTGAAATTGCTGTGACACAGGCCTTCCTGCAATTCAGAGAACTGCACAGCTGTAACAACTGACTGAAAAATGAAGTCTGCAGTAAAGCAGCTGCTTGAGGAGGCCAGGAGGACAGAAATGGGCACAAGCTCAATTTCTGGAGTTTAGGAGGGACACGGGCTGGTACAGCAGGATTGTTAACGCTGGTGAGAATTATATTTCGTCTGAGCTGCTGTTCTAGAGTCAGGCTCTGTCTCCCCTTGCCCCTTCATTCTCCAGCCACACTGGTCTCACCACGGCCAgagctgtgaggagcagctgccaCAGGCAGGCGAGGAGCGCAGAGCTGCTTACTTGGGATAGGAGGAGTCGCCGAGGCCCAGCACGGCGTAGTCCAGCTGGCACAGGGAACCGAGTGGCAGGTTCTTCCGGAACAGAAACCGCCAGAACATCTACGAGGGACACAGCCAGGGAGTCATGCTGCTGCCAAGGAAGCCTTCCCTGGCTGCCTATCCCTCGCTCACCCATCCACTGAGTcctccctgccctgtgctgAGCCCCAACAGAGCGGGGAGCATGGCCCTCTGCAGAGGGGACCCCTGAAAGTGGCCACCACTGCCACCTGCCAGGAGGACAATGCTCTGTGAGCCCTCACATCCCCATGGCTCTTGCAACAGCAGAGCCCCTCTCACTGGTTAAACTGCTAAAACCTCACCAgctccctgcctgtgccccaGCAGTGACACAAGATGTGACTGGTGCTGCTCCAGAGCTCCCCCCTCCAAAAATAACCATAGCTCAAGCTGCTTCAAGAGAGAAATCCAGTCACTGGcccaggaaaataaacatggagAGGAGCACATCCTACCTTCATGTTGTCAGGGGGGTCACCCTGGCCGGTGGTCGCACACACAAATACCACCAACAGCTCATTGATGAGGTTGGCCTGTGGGCACAAACACAGAAAGGCCCATTCAGGTCAGCAGCACACAAACACATGTCCTGGCTGTCCCGATGTGGCTGCTCACATCACGTCGAGTCCATGGACAGACCATAGCAAAATAAACCCCGCAGCCCCCTGTGGCACAACCTCCTCTACAGGCATGTGCTGCCCGCAGCATCGGCTCCTCACCTCGCAGGGCATGGCTGAACGTCTGTCATCTAACACAAACTCTATTCCACGAGTCACTGCTCAGTTTTCATGCATTTTCAGCTgaattagaatcatagaatcattttggttggaaaagacctttaagatcattgtgtccaactgttaacccaacactgtcactaaacagGCAGATTTTGCAGAACTGTtgctcccaggagagcagcagagcgCAGGCTGGGCGGGCGCCCTCGCTCCGTCCCAGGTGTCCCTCCCCgagccctggggacatgggctgGGACACACTGTCCTCTCCTCCAGAACGCTGGCAATGGCCACATGTGGCTTCACCGACTGTAAATGGTGATAACCACCGTTTCATTTCAGATCGGGAGATCCATGTGGATCTGCTGGTTCGACTAAGGAGAAACGTGGTGTTTCTGTAGGAAGTGGGTGGGGAGCAGCGGGAAGAAAAGGCTGAATAATACCCAAATGTGAAAACCTTTCAGTGCCTGTCaatataatagaatcatagaattatttacGTTGGAAAAGAcgtttaagatcattgagtccaactattACCCCGACCCTGGCACTAcctcatgtccctgagaacctcatctgttcaacccctccaggctTGTAAATCCTCCTCAAAGGAAGAGGACAAGTCTAAAATACCTACAGAACAGACCTGTGTGGACAGGTCTAAAATACCTGCCTGGTCCAGGAGTCTTGTTCTGAGTGCTGGTGGCTGTGTAGCGTGGTGCCTCATACAGCACCCACCAGGGCATTGTCCCTGCATGGGAATGGCCTGCAAATaacttcccttcctccccaaaCACATCCCCACCCCAGCTGTCTTCTAGTTACCCTGAAGAGAATCCTGAGCGACTGCCTAAATACTGCGCCAATGCCAACTACATCCTCACACTCCTCCTCAACGCCTACAAGTTCAATGAGACCAGCTGGAACAGCATCTTCTTCCAGATGAAGGTAGGCAGCAAACCCACCCGGCGGGCAGGAGTACCATAGAATCactgaatcattttggttggaagagaccctcaggatcattgagtccaaccacaacccactCCTGgaattaaaccatgtccctgagaacctcatgtccacaTCTATTCAGCCcgtccaggggtggtgactccagcactgccctgggcagcctgttccaatgccccacagccctttggggaagaaattgttccccacatccaacctcaacctcccctggcgcaacttgaggccgtttcctctgctcctggcgcttgttcctggggagcagagcccgacccccctggttccaagctcctttcaggcagttcagagatcagaaggtctcccctcagctcctgttctccagctgaacccccaggtccctcaaccgctcccatcacacttgtgctccagccccttcatcACCAGCCACCCTCGGGAGCGTTTTGTTGACATCCAGCAAGGACAGGGGATGCCCAAATACCTGAAATACGGATGATGGAGCTGAAACACAACCAGAAATACCCGCCAGCACCTCACCGCGCCATCACTCACCACCTCATAACCATCCAGCGCCTCTACCCTGCACTGGAAATGCCGGCGCTTGGCTTCTCTGCCGATTCTCTCCGCTGTGTCTTCAGCCGTCCCGGTCTGGCTGCCAAAAAGAACCAGGAGCTTCCGTTCCACCATCTGTAAGAGGATTTTCAGTGGGGGTGGCGCGCAAAAATAGAGCTGGGGGCCGAAGCCGGGGGCCGGGGGCTCGGGGACGGGGCAAAGCCCCGTCCCCGAGCTCCCGGCCCCCGGCTCCGGCCTCATAGAAACACTCACCATGCCCCGTTGCCATGACACCGCTTCCGCGAACGTCACCACCCTGCGACACGTTGTCATCAGGCTGCGCCGCCGCGGGGGATCGTGTCCCCGCCCTGGCCGCTGCCCCGGTCGCGGCGATGCTGTTCTCGCTGCGGGAGCTGGTGCAGTGGTTGGGCTTCGCCACCTTCGAGCTGTTCCTGCAGGGCCTGGCGCTCCTGGCCTTCTCCGTGCTGCTCGTCCTGAAGGTGGACGGCCAGGCCGCGCTGTCCTGGTGGCTGGTCTTTGTGCCCTTCTTCGCCGCCGACGGGCTCAGCACCTACTTCACCACCATCGTCTCCGTGCGGCTCTTCCAGGACGGGGAGAAGCGGCTGGCGGTGCTGCGGCTCTTCTGGATCCTCACCATCCTCAGCCTCAAGTTTGTCTTCGAGATGCTGCTGTGCCAGAAGCTGGTGGAGCAGAGCCGGGAGCTCTGGTACGGGCTCATCATGTCGCCCGTCTTcatcctcctgcagctgctcatGATCCGGGCCTGCCGGGTGAACTGAGGCAGCGGGGTCCCCGTCGTGCCCTGCCGTGCCCTGGACTCATAGTGACACTCATCGGGTTTTCCCACCTTTGTTTCTGTACGGAGCGGCGGGTCACGCAGGTCCGGTTCTGCGAGAGGAAGGCTCTGTCATTAaggacactgctgtgttttATGGCATCGTATTTCTTCAGAAGATCCTTTTGTGCCGCATCCTTATTTCAGCTCACTCAGAGCTcttggtgtttgttttaaagtatcCTGCCCTGCAAAGCGCTGTTTGATGTGccggttgttttattttaaaataaaaatacatggaaggattagttttatttataatgttatttttctctagaAAGCATTTGTACTTAAAACTGCTGCCTGGAGAATGGGAGTTACCTGGAGGGGGTTGGTTGCTGTAGATCTCCTCGTACACCAGAAGCgccacagctgctgcctcccctgcccacCTGAGCCCACGCTTGGAATGAAGCGCCGGTTTCTGCAGCAAAGCTGATTTGTTTCCATCTGTCCTCTCACTTACCTGAGCACTTTATGCTTTCAGTGCCCTGCATGGTTTTATGGGGCTGTGCTCGGAGCCAGAGAGAACtgatatatgtatttttgaacagaaatgtgttttttttttaaatttgtatttccAATCTATTTGCTAAATATTGAGATAGGTGTGTTGGGAGAGTGAGATATGGGGACAGGAGTATGCGTGGCTGATGTTGGTTGtggaggagggggagggactGGTCTCACTGAGCCTCAGCTCTGGGCTGAAGCACTGTCCGTAGACCCCCAGAAAGCGCGAGTGGTTCACTATTCCCCGGGGAAGTGTGGATCAGTGTGTTAATACCAATGGTACAGAGAACTCCCAGCGCTGAACACACTTTGGCGTCACTTGTGCTTTACTGTTGGGAGCAGTGGGTCTGCCCCTCACCTCTCTGCGAGATGTCGAGGGCTGCTTTGGAGCCCAGGCCCAGGGGATTGGTGTCCTGACACTGAGTTTTACAGCCCTTTGTACTCTACTGATGATGCTGACTCTGCTAAAACATCTCCTGGTAGCCAGGGCTTCCCCTCCaacctcagctgctccctgggcCACCCCTGGCTCCTCCAtcaccccagctcctcctgctgctcttggGATCTCTTTAGTGCAAATCGATCTGGAGATGGAGAACCACTGTGTCACTGGCTTTCCAAGTCAGAGCCTGAGG
This region of Columba livia isolate bColLiv1 breed racing homer chromosome 19, bColLiv1.pat.W.v2, whole genome shotgun sequence genomic DNA includes:
- the NDOR1 gene encoding NADPH-dependent diflavin oxidoreductase 1 isoform X1, which codes for MTTCRRVVTFAEAVSWQRGMMVERKLLVLFGSQTGTAEDTAERIGREAKRRHFQCRVEALDGYEVANLINELLVVFVCATTGQGDPPDNMKMFWRFLFRKNLPLGSLCQLDYAVLGLGDSSYPKFNFVAKKLHKRVLQLGGNPLLPVALGDDQHDLGPDAVVDPWLLALWDKILALYPLPPGLEIISPDARLPPKYTLHYLAEDAPHPDSDLLQPSAPRAVPSELHPFAARVLSNQRVTAESHFQDVRLIEFDVTGSGITFSAGDVVMIQPQNCPEDVQQFCQLLRLDPDRRFVLKPTEPGTSLPALLPQPCTIRHLVTHYLDISCMPRRSFFELLSYFSTNELEREKLQEFSSAQGQEELYSYCNRPRRTTLEALWDFPHTTCAIPPEYLLDLIPRIRPRAFSIASSTLAHPDRIQILVAVVRYKTRLSKPRRGLCSTWLASLNPEQGDVRVPLWVKKGGMKFPADPETPVIMIGPGTGVAPFRAAIQERVAQGRGGNYLFFGCRQKSKDFYCQAEWEELVTKGFLTLFTAFSRDQEEKIYVQHRIQENRRLVWELLSSRRAHVYLAGNSKQMPAAVAEALQSVLQLEGGLSPSEAEEHLAALERSQRFQSETWS
- the TMEM203 gene encoding transmembrane protein 203, whose translation is MLFSLRELVQWLGFATFELFLQGLALLAFSVLLVLKVDGQAALSWWLVFVPFFAADGLSTYFTTIVSVRLFQDGEKRLAVLRLFWILTILSLKFVFEMLLCQKLVEQSRELWYGLIMSPVFILLQLLMIRACRVN
- the NDOR1 gene encoding NADPH-dependent diflavin oxidoreductase 1 isoform X2 — encoded protein: MTTCRRVVTFAEAVSWQRGMMVERKLLVLFGSQTGTAEDTAERIGREAKRRHFQCRVEALDGYEVANLINELLVVFVCATTGQGDPPDNMKMFWRFLFRKNLPLGSLCQLDYAVLGLGDSSYPKFNFVAKKLHKRVLQLGGNPLLPVALGDDQHDLGPDAVVDPWLLALWDKILALYPLPPGLEIISPDARLPPKYTLHYLAEDAPHPDSDLLQPSAPRAVPSELHPFAARVLSNQRVTAESHFQDVRLIEFDVTGSGITFSAGDVVMIQPQNCPEDVQQFCQLLRLDPDRRFVLKPTEPGTSLPALLPQPCTIRHLVTHYLDISCMPRRSFFELLSYFSTNELEREKLQEFSSAQGQEELYSYCNRPRRTTLEALWDFPHTTCAIPPEYLLDLIPRIRPRAFSIASSTLAHPDRIQILVAVVRYKTRLSKPRRGLCSTWLASLNPEQGDVRVPLWVKKGGMKFPADPETPVIMIGPGTGVAPFRAAIQERVAQGRGGGEDLCSAPHPGKPKAGVGAAEQPESSCLPGWEFQADASSRGRSPAVGVAAGRWPVALGSRGAFSSSGTVPALPI